The Comamonas sp. lk genome contains the following window.
GTTTTGCGGGTTGTAGTAAAGCGTGCCGAAAGCCGGCACATGGCGCTCGGGCCAATGAATCTGGTAGAGGTCGATCACCTCGGTCTGCAGGCGCTTCAAGCTGGCTTCGCAGGAGTTTTGGATGTCCTGCCCCGTCAAACCCATGCCTTCACGTACCCAGGGCATGCCGCGCGCGGGGCCGGCCACCTTGCTGGCCAGCGTGAGCTTTTGGCGCATGCCTGGGCGGGCCTGCAACCAGCGGCCGATGATGGTTTCCGTCGCCCCGCAAGTGGCGGCACGCGCGGGCACAGCATACATCTCGGCGGTATCGAAGAAGTCCACCCCCCGCTCCACGGCGCGATCCATGATGCGAAAGGCCTGGGCTTCATCCACCTGCTCGCCAAAAGTCATGGTGCCCAGGCAGATCGGGCTGACGCGCAGATCGCTGTGACCCAGGGTAACGGGATGCATGGAAAGACGGGAGGAGCCGGCAGAGGAATTCATGCGCTCTAGTGTATGCCGCCACAGGGCAAGACCCTGGCGAAACCGAGGGTGTTTACCAATGGCCCACTGTCCCGTGGCGGACGGCTGATGGCGGCACAACCGCAATAATTGAAGCCAAGCACCAACCCACAAGCCAGCAGACCATGAGCACAGACCAAGACACCGCCCCCTACCAACCCCAGCGCCTCTGGCAATCGCAGATGCTGCCCGTGCGCAATATGCACTACCACCTGCGCAGCTGGACGCCCGAGAACCACAATCCCGAGCTGCCCCTGCTGGTGCTGGCCCATGGCTGGATGGATGTGGCCGCCTCCTACCAGTTTGTGGTCGATGCCTTCAGCGACGCTTTTGTTGAGGGCCGCCGTATCGTGGCCGCCGACTGGCGCGGTTTTGGCCTGAGCCGCCCGCCCGTGGCCTGCGACAGTTATTACTTCACCGACTATCTGGCCGATCTCGATGTGCTGCTCGACCAGCTCTCGCCCGACAAGCCCATCGATCTGGTCGGCCACAGCATGGGCGGCAATATCTCCTGCTTTTATGCCGGTGCGCGCGCCGAGCGCATACGCCGCTTTGTCAGCCTGGAAGGCTTTGGCATGCCCGAGACCTCGGCCAGCCAGGCACCCAAGCGCCTGGCGCAATGGATGGACGAGCTGCGTGCGCAACGCGAGGGCGGTATGGAGCTGGCGCCCTACGACAGCGTGGAGGCCGTGGCCAACCGCCTGCAAAAAACCAATCGCCGCCTGCCGCGTGACAAGGCCTTGTGGCTGGCCCACCACTGGGCCGCACCCGATGCGAACGGCCAGTGGCGCATTCTGGGCGATGCCTCGCACAAGATCACCAACCCCTATCTGTACCGCGTGGAAGAAGCCCTGGCCTGCCTGGCCCAGATCAGCGCCCCCATGCTGTCCATCGAAGCCTCGGACGACAGCCTGGGCCAGTGGCACAAGGGCCGCTATTCGCTGGAGCAATACCACGCGCGCCTGCAGCAGGTGA
Protein-coding sequences here:
- a CDS encoding alpha/beta hydrolase, yielding MSTDQDTAPYQPQRLWQSQMLPVRNMHYHLRSWTPENHNPELPLLVLAHGWMDVAASYQFVVDAFSDAFVEGRRIVAADWRGFGLSRPPVACDSYYFTDYLADLDVLLDQLSPDKPIDLVGHSMGGNISCFYAGARAERIRRFVSLEGFGMPETSASQAPKRLAQWMDELRAQREGGMELAPYDSVEAVANRLQKTNRRLPRDKALWLAHHWAAPDANGQWRILGDASHKITNPYLYRVEEALACLAQISAPMLSIEASDDSLGQWHKGRYSLEQYHARLQQVKNCEIAVVQDAGHMLHHDQPQAVARLIENFLR